The segment GACAGCCCGTTCTCtctcccaactcgtcacatatcgaagcttggtcaggaccccgtggcgtcactttttaacgcaTTGGATACCCCTTTAGCAccattttttaatgtgcaggGTAGTCTGATAGACCTCTGCTGAACTCCCACAACGTCTGAAATAGTCACCATGAGACCGATgatgtctatataaggtgacaggtttcagcctggtcgccagaataaaatgttggcattgtatggttctgcaaaccacagatacatttctgaagtgaggtacttcacatgacatctatataagctgactttcttattaggaggtggaggggttggTGGATGACTTGCGACGTTGTgggcagaaagttggaaatcagcacagAGTCAGCACAGAGCACAGTTCGAGACCAccttgctgtttttattttattttttattttaacccaaaccatgatctctccctaaacctaaccaagtggtttttgtgcctaaacccaaccagaccttaaccaccgtgttgtcacaccataaaatataattattttttaacagttattttttacCGTGATACTGCGCAttgaaaaatgatgctaaaggggtacccagtgcattaaaaagtgacaccagggggtcctgaccaagctccgatatgtgacgagttgggagtgagaacatGTTGTATTTGGGGGCAGATCATGCCACTGCCACTCTTTGTGTTCTTTTGCTAATTGGGAGTATTCAGGTTGATTACATTTCAAATTGGGTCCTTTTTCAGATTGGGTCCTGTGAACATCTCTAGAGCCAAGCACTGATACATGTAGACCTGGCTAAAAAGCATTTCTTTCTGTGATACTGGGGTCCTTTTTGCATTACTAAATGAAAAAATCTGGGTTATTCTGAAGGCCTTACGGTTTGGTCAGGGCAGATCCATCCACCCATTTAAAGGTCCCAGCTGTGTAACGCAGACCAATCCAGAACAGAAGATAATTATCCCCATCCAGACGGTACAGTTCCTTCTGTTGAGAGAATGTTACTTGACTTTAGCATATCAAGAAtggcaaacacacaagcacacacaaatacacacaaatgcagattCATTGTGCTTGACCTGTTCCTGTTCGCTGTTGATCACCACCAAGTCAGCACTTTTATTCTGACAGTACTTTCTGCTTTCTTTCCATGTCTTACTCTCGCTGGAGAGAAAGTAACATATGGAGTTgatctccctccatccttcaGGACACTGCTGAGAAGACACACAACCACGCAGCTCTGTCAGAATTCAGTGAGGACAAGTGCAAATGAGAGGCAGGACAGTGAAGAAACAGTTGAGGAGATTTATTCCcttggcaaaacaaaaaaatgctaCAGCCATCTAACTAAATCACTGGGCAACTGTCAAACTACGGCAGAGAAAGTAACAAACAGAGCTAAGATAAACTCCTCTGGGATACTCACACATGAAAGCTGAGGAGAGCGCATCGGCACAGTCCTGACACAGTCCTGCTCTggaggacaaaataaaaaaaacgaCACGTCACAGATTAGACTCTGAGGCGTTAGGATGGGAAGCTGTAACTACAAATATGACTCCAACTTTTACAATTAATTAAtgtaaaggaccagtgtgtaggattcagtggcatctagtggtgaggttgcagattgcaacaaactgaatacccccaTCCCCTCCCAAGCATGTATGAGAACCTTCGGTGGCCGCGAAACTTGCGAAAAATGTGACAGGCcccctctagagccagtgttgaAACATGGTGATGCAACTTGgcagcctctgtggaagaggacctcTGTCtacctatgtagatataaaggactcattctaaggtaacaaaaacacaacgatttttatttattttcaggtgattatacactaattaacacacactcatgaatattatattccatttctaccaAGTCTGTTCCGTTAGatgataaaacacataacagaaTATTAACCACCGGTGTACAGTCAATCAATTACAAAGATGCATTAatccttgtgttttgttgacattggcTTTACTTCCTCATTGTTTGGGGTCTCACAGACTGCACTGCTGtatctttaataataataaataaaaaataaattgcaaaatcaaaatgttttcctttaaatacCTCAAATTCTTTTTCTCAAACCTCAAACTTAGTATATAGAAAGTATTGAAGTTGTAATTCCTTCCTTTGTTACAATTCAGCTTCCACATTTGATGGTAACAAAAAATATGGGAATTACCATTAAGTAGTGTTATTACATCTAGTAaggaaatattttgtgttttatacatTATGTTATATGGACTATGCATGAATAAATGCATTGTAATTTTTTTGCCAGTAAATcaacacagacaaagaaatgtacagtatgttatccTACATTGtgatattatttatgtttgGGGTTGATTAGACCACAGAATCGTCTAACTCCCTGTTTACTGCTCTAAATTGTATaggttatttaaaaaaataaatgtgatgacCAAGAGTTGATTCCTTTTAACTCTCGCAGAAGaggcaatgtttttttctggtaaCCAAAAGAAGCACCTTGATGTTATCATGAGAagtcaacaaacacacaaagaagaaacagtCAAATTTCATCAATAGAAAATAGGTAGAGAGATCACAGGAAGGTGCAGTACAAAAATACCAGAAAAATGGCCACTTGCAGTATCAATTAAGATGttcaaaaatgctaaataataacaattatgAATGTATCTGTCTAATGCTGCATAGATACTTTATCAGAATGAACGAGGAACTGATGTAAAGGTCAGAAGACTTTACTGCCTTATTTCTTCTCACCTCTCAGCCTCATGGTCAGTctgtccctctcctcctccacatccTTTATCTTGTTGGTgagctcactgtttctgttttgaagCAGGTCTCTGTCTCTGGTCAAGGCGTTGAATCTTTCTTGTAATTTGTTGCAATTATTAGTCATCATTTGCTCACAATTAATCTGCACCTCCTTCACCTTGTTGTGGTCACCAAAATGAGTTTTGTTGCAGTCCGAGAAAGTTGATTCCTTGCTTGAGTTCGCTGATAGTatagaaacattaaaaatgttaaactcaAGTTATGTTTTGtagttaaatttttttttaaaaaactacatttttcatggtttgtttgACAGCAACATGTGGAATTACACCACAAAGAGGCCCTGCATTTGCAATATTGTGGTGTGGTCTATGCAACTGTCTTAGCGCATTTTAAGTTATACAATACCATGTTTTTGACATACATACTCACATGTGAGGCGTAGGGAAATATTGAGAGCGACTTGTATAATACACAGAAGGCCAAAGCTTAGGAGAAGCAGCTGGCAGGGTCTTCTCTCTgctaaaacaacacacatagcaaacaaagataaaaatctATAACCACAGTAGCAGCTCTTTGAGGCTGTAATGTATTCTTGATGTATCAGAAATGGAG is part of the Thunnus albacares chromosome 3, fThuAlb1.1, whole genome shotgun sequence genome and harbors:
- the LOC122978838 gene encoding C-type lectin domain family 10 member A-like isoform X2; this translates as MQDIEMPDYINERPRHEEEDRGETNQSAERRPCQLLLLSFGLLCIIQVALNISLRLTSNSSKESTFSDCNKTHFGDHNKVKEVQINCEQMMTNNCNKLQERFNALTRDRDLLQNRNSELTNKIKDVEEERDRLTMRLREQDCVRTVPMRSPQLSCCPEGWREINSICYFLSSESKTWKESRKYCQNKSADLVVINSEQEQKELYRLDGDNYLLFWIGLRYTAGTFKWVDGSALTKPFWQRGQPDHGGPNNREDCVEMYHFNPVLASWNDAPCGQKRRWLCERDPCTDS
- the LOC122978838 gene encoding C-type lectin domain family 10 member A-like isoform X1; protein product: MQDIEMPDYINERPRHEEEDRGETNQSAERRPCQLLLLSFGLLCIIQVALNISLRLTSNSSKESTFSDCNKTHFGDHNKVKEVQINCEQMMTNNCNKLQERFNALTRDRDLLQNRNSELTNKIKDVEEERDRLTMRLREQDCVRTVPMRSPQLSCQCPEGWREINSICYFLSSESKTWKESRKYCQNKSADLVVINSEQEQKELYRLDGDNYLLFWIGLRYTAGTFKWVDGSALTKPFWQRGQPDHGGPNNREDCVEMYHFNPVLASWNDAPCGQKRRWLCERDPCTDS